GGCtgcaggcaggtgctgtgcatTTGCGGGAAGCCAAACGACACCCTgggttttggaggtgcagggtcCAGGGCTGGTAGCTCGCTTGCAGGCGCGTGGACCCAGGGCTCCCAGCACCACAGCAATCAGtggaaaaggagaggaacaaAGCGTCCCTCTGACAGTTTGTGGTACCAGCTGTGCTGGGGAAGATCCTGAAAACTAGATAGGTACTGACTCAGTAGGAACCAGCCTCGCACTAAAGGAGGTGGCAAAGGTGGGCCTTTTTATCCAGCTaagagggacctggacatacaGAGTCACACCAGGACCAGGGGAAACGCCAGAGGACCTAATGAAGTCCAAGTCAACACAACTAAACACAAATCTGAAAGCAGCTGTTGGAAGTATTTTTTATGTAAGCGCCCCAAGATCAGCCCTCGTATGTCTTTGAGCTGCCTTTTGCCTGCAGCAGGCGCCCAGGACTGTGGTGCAGCTCACAGCCCGCTGGCCTCGGCAGCCCCATCGTCGCGGGGGCTGCACTGGCTGCTCGGGTTCGGGAGGAAGCGGGAGAGATGCAAGAGCAGCCAAGCATCAGCGGCTTCTGGCTGAGCTGATCCAGATGTGGGGAGGTGCCAGCAGGCTCTGCTGTTGCAGGAGCTCTCCTCCTGAACCTCCCCTAAAAGCAGAGCTGGCTCGGAGCaagagggcaggggcagccttTGCCGCACGGTCTGGGAGAGAGAGAATAACCCAGATCGACATTGGTACAACTGTGTCATTGAGGGGGAACTAGCAGGTACTGCAAATGTGCCCCCGAGCCCTGGGCACTGTCATGGCACCAGAAACAGAGCTCCTTCCAGAGCAAGAAGGAGCATGAAACAGAAACGGTGCCCTGCCAGCATGGCTGTGACGGTGACCTGAGTCTTGGGCGCCAGCAGAGCAGCGTGAACCAGCTTCTGAGCACCTTGGCCGCTGAATTCAAGGTTTCCCATGCTAGCTGCACCCGCACAGAGCTTCGGGTTGAAGTAGTCTCAGCAGGGCAGGAAAGCCCCTGGCTCCATAAGCCCCAGCAGGCAGTGCCAGCGGCAGGTGCTGCCATTCCCACCCGTGGGAGTCCGCACGCAGTCCTGGAGCCGGCTGCTGATCCGTGGCAGAGACTCAGCTCAGAAGATGGAGATGGCAGTGGTACAGGgggttttttcagtctttcacgGCTTGGTCCAAGCCACGGTGGATCTGAAAACTCCCTGGCAGGGCACGGGGATGTTCCTTGCCCCAGCAGCGCTCGCGTCccctgcagcgcacgggccctaGCACATGGAGCTGTCACCATGTGGGTCCCCAGGGCTGCCGCTGCCTGTGCCGGGCAGTGCTCTAACCACTGCTCAGTAAGCTGGCAAAGCCCCAGGAAACCCGAAAGGCCGAGTCCCTGCGAGAGGACTGTTCGGGACAACTCCTTAGAGGACAAGCTGTGCTGGGCAGACTTATAATATCCCAGTTCCTGTGAGTCTCGCTCCCTCCCCCAGCACTTCTCCGGGCAGTTATTCCTGGAAACATCTCTCTCCTCATCCTGGAGTCACCTTCAATCATGCTTTCGTCTGTTGACATTTATAGAGCTTCTCCCAGAGGCTGATGGATTTAATCGTGTGAATCTCTCCCCAGACCCTGCTCGTGTTTATGCCTTTCCCTCCAAGGTGCCTGTAATTGCCCTGATCCGTGGTGAGGTCCAGAGGCGACgctgcagctctgctcactgGGAACAGATTTCCGCCTCTGCGCAGGGAGGCCCATCCTTGCAGAGCTCAGTTGTGCTGGTCTTCTGCTGCCTCGCTCCTGGCAAACTCCAGTCTAATGCACTGCCCGCTAATCCTCTGTTGGTCTCTCCCAGACATTTCTGCTTCTCGGATTTCTCCCTCTTGGGTGGAGGAGCAGCACAGCTGCCAAATCTTCCAATACTTGGGCTATTTCTTAAAGCTCCAGCTCCTGAAATGGTAGGAAAACTGGAGGTTCCTGGCTTCCGGtggcttttgtttctttaaggaGTTTCTAATCCTCCTGGTTGAGCACAAAAAGCAGGGAACAGGAGCCTGCAGCCCAtgccagggaggagagggcaggcacGCAGCCGTGGTGAGGCAGCCCCCGGCCTTGGAGCTGCGGCTGTGGCCTCCCCATGCCCCGGGGACAGccagacctgctgagcagctgccgGCACCCTCAAATTCCCACCTGAGTTCAATCTGCATTAGAAACCAGAAGCAAGAGAGATCCTTAAAAGAAGCGTAGAGCTAGAAGTAGGACGGTGCTTGGTGTAGGTGCGTCGAGCGTGCAGATCTGAGGTGCCGAGGGCATCTCAGCTCTCCGAACGTTGCCTGTGGCAGCCGCTGGGCAACCAGAGCCACAACTTTGCTTTTAGAGGAACCGGTGTGTTTGTGCAAGTTGCTGACACCCACTTCCCCTGCTCCTCGCCTGGAGCCACGCGCTCAGCCCACCAGCCAGCCTGTGCCAGCACCTGGAGGGGAGCTGGCTCCTCCTGAGAGCAGCACGCTCCGGTCATTGCTGACCGGCCACTTCTCTCCGATGCATCTCAGCGGTTCCGGCATTCACCGTGCCCCTGGTGGAGCAAAACCCAGTGGTGGCCACTAGCAACGCATCACTCACAGCAGAGCTTCCCATGCTGGCTGCCCTCACCGAGCTGGGCCTCCCGCTCCTTGCCCTGGTGCCAGCCCTGCACCTTTCCAGCAGCAGGAAACCCCTCTTTGCCCTGGCCCCAGCAGGCGGAGCAGGGCCTGGCCGGGTGCAGCCCTCCTCCGTGCAGGACAGAACAGGTCGGAGAATCCGCTGGACCAGCCTCAAGCTGACACAGATGTGAACAGACACCGCATACCACAGCTGTGAACACATTTCCTCCAGGGAGTTATTTTGGGCATGGCACTGTGGGATAGATGTCCCTCCTCCAAGCACTATGGGACCCACGCAACCATCGGGCTCTGCCTGGGTTCGAGGTGCAGGCCCCGCCACAGTGCAGCATCCATCCAGCgcaagctgtgtggctccagcctGGACGGCTGCCATGTCCTgccctgtttgcagcctccccaACAGGGTTGCCTGCGTCTCCCGCTGTGGAGCATCCAGCTTGAGCCAGGCATCCCATGCTGGCACCTGACTCAACAGAAGCAGAGGTTCAGGTCCAGGAAGTTCAGAACAACTAAAACAGTACTTTGGTGCTCAGCGCACAACCTGCTAATGTTGGCTTGGAGGTCTGGAGCTTAGTAGGACTCCAAAAGTAGGCACTATTAACAcagcaaataaaaccaaaaaaatgtattaattagTGTTAGATCAGAAAAAACATTAGCAATCTGAGCAGCTGTTTTGAAAGAGTTTTAAATAGTTGTGCTCATCAAGGCACAAACTAGTCTAGTTATTCAAAACCAGgaggcaaaagccttgctgagccCCAGATCTCCCACATGAGCGAAGTGCACAAAGCCCCTTGATGGCCCTCCAGCCTAACCCAGCACAACTCCTCAGCGCACACGACCCAGGACCTCATGCCTCGGCACTGCTCAGAGCAGCCTGGAGGCATCTTGTGGACCCACAGTCAGAGTGATAAGGTAGGACTGCCTGGCCTGGGAGCCACGAGAGCCTTCCCCACTGCTCCGGTAGGGTGGCAACCCACGCCTGAGGCAGGTGACACGCCACGAGCCCTTGCTTTGCGTTCACCACATAAGCAAAAATGCCGAGGCCTTCCCAGACCACAGCAGTGAAGGTGGCAGGAGTTTGTTTACCACAGCTCCAGCATGAACCTGAGCGTCAAGTGTCCCCAAAATGCCCTGGCTGCACTTTCCtatgcccctctcctgcctcccctcacaTGCCCTCCCCGGTGGCAGCACCCCACTCCAAGCAGCCGGGGCAGGTCCCAGCAGTCCCCTCTCTACCAGCCGCAGGTTTGAACCCCAGGGCACAGAGGACCACGCAGGGGGCTTGCAGTGGGGGAGGTTATTTTCCCATGTGATGATTCTTCCCGGTCACTAAGAGGGACAGAGGCTCAGCCTTCCCCAGGGCCAGAAAGGCAAGCCCTGCTTGGCACCCGAAAGCCCTGCTCATTTCAGGGCACTGGCTGGACACCTCCagtgcagccaggccaggctaGGCCGgccctctcctcccaccacccaCTCCCCAGTCCAGCTCCCCTTTTCCCTGTCGCCCTCCAGACCCTGCTTCCCTTTCACCATGGCTCAGCTCCTACATCCTGTTTCCCCTCGGAGGCCCATCTCCCAGCCACTGCCTTCTCCACCGCTGCTATTTTCCCACTCAGCAGCCCCCCTTTCCCCTTAACCCTGGCCAGGCCCTCACCATCCCAGCTCCCTCGGGGCGGAGAACAGGATGGCCTAACAGGCATAGGATTCGGGGTCATTTGAACCTCTCTCTGCAGTTTAATCTCCCCCCCAACGAAACCCTGCAGTCAGCAACCAAGgtcagcccagccgctgccttgCCAGGGTCACTGGTCTGTTCCCAAGCTGGCCGGGCTGTGTAGGGACCTCCTGTTGCAGAGCTGGCACGCAGCATGAGAAAGGCCTGGGAAGGGAGGCAGATCTGGACCGGGGAAAGGCAAGACGATTCCTAGCTGCACTGCACGGCCGATGGTGCCCTCCTccttgggagaggaggaaggcaggctgggcaGCCAGTGCCTGTGATGGCAGACCCCACATAGCACAGGACTCTCAGCATCACCCCTGCTAGAGACTAAGCTGCTCTGATCAGCTGTATCCAGCTTCATGCTACCAGTCAGTACATCTCAGGGCTAGAGTAGTGCCTACTTTGTTATATGATGCAACTCTTGGCAGAGGGCTGGCCCAATGGAAGAGTAAACAAAGAGCACTGCCTTTCTCACTGTCTTTCCTCCACCACCTAACACTTTCCTCCCTCAAATTCCTGAGGAGGGCTGCAGAAGACATTTCCCATCCTTCATATATGAGCCTCCACTGAGCACATCGCCAAGTCTGTCTCCCTCCTGCTCCAAAGTCTCCAGTGAGTAGTTTCAAACATGCCACTTTAACAAGAAGCTGTACAAAAGAGCTCAGCACTGGGCACAGACAGAAAGGTCCCACACTAGCACTGAAGCTGGGCTATCCAAGAGTAAAAAGGGGACATGACAATAGAGCAGAACTGTTTTTATTGGAGGTGTCAAGAGCAATAACAAACCTACAGACTCTCCTCCTCAAGTGCCATCCTtccccacccaccaccaccaccagggcaGTCAGCATCATGTGTGCGTGCTACAAGACAACGGCAAGGCTTACACTTTGCTTCAGCCAAAAGCCAGACAACAGCCCTCAGCATCCTAGACAGTGCTGCTGCCCCTTCTACGGTGACTGCGAGCTCAGCTTTACCCTGCCAGTGGCAGCGCAGGACATTCACCTTCCCCTCCAAGAATCGGCGAGCTTTGCATTAGAGGAAGTTTTCATTAAGGGAAGGACAGGagcacagctccactgaagtgCAAGGGGAGGCAACCTGGGCTGTAGCTCCCAGCAGGACATCtctgagatgagatgagatgagatgagaggGCAAACCGTGCAGcctgagcagagctgcagcagccacaGGCAAGAAATGGTGTTGCTAAACCCAGAAGGACTTTGCTGCCCCCTCTCTTCAgcacaaaccaaaccaaaagggAGAGGGTTAGAAGACAAACCAGGAGGGGAGGTGAAGCAGGTCTGGTATACGGTTCAGCTCTGGCTCACTTCCCAGCTCGACGCTCCCCCTGGCGCTTGGTgaggatgtatttgaagaactcgTACACAGACCAGGCGATTGCTGTGGAGGGCATCTGATAAATGACTCTAGCCTGGACCCCTCTGAAGTAGGCAGTCACACCGCCTACTTGGTACACCGTCCTGAAGGCATTGGCCATGCCTGTGATGTGTCCGCTGATGTTGGAGCTCAAAGCCAGGGACTCCTGGGTGTTGAGCAGTGTTTTGCAAACGTCCAAAGgcgtggtggcagcagcagctacagcccCCGCGCAGGCCCCGGAGACCATGTGGGAGCTTGGGTTGTACTGTCTGTGGGGGTTGAGCTGCTCCTGCAAGAACTCGTAGGTCATGAAGTGAATGGCTTGGAAGGGGATGTTCATGGTGAGCTGGGTGGTGTAGCTGCGGTAGAAAGCTCCAGCCCCTTCATTGCGCCACACAGTCCGTACACAGTCCGTCACACGCTGGTAAGGTGAGTTGTACATCTGCATCCTCTGTTTGACCACTTGGGACAGACAGCAGCAGCGAGCAGCCAGTAGCAGTAGCCAGGACCCAGGcacagaggggaaaaggagagagaaagggtaAGTGTGAAGCCAGGCTTCCTGTGAACGCTCTGGATTTTAGTCACACTGGCTTAAGAGCTAACAACTGACAACTCTGACCAGCAATGTCCCGTACACCCCCAGGCAGGACTGTAGCAATTTAGATCTATACAAGGCATCACCGTCGCACACAACATAACCATCACCTGCAAACCCTGCGGCTGCTACAGCCTGTTCTAGGAAACATCCTCACACGGAGAAATCTATACTGAAGATCCCATTCGCGCACCTCCCCCACTCCCAAGTGACCAATTTCCCCCTATCCACTACTGCAGATCTACTATGCAGCCAAAAGAACCCCTCCTATATTTATTCTGGTATTTTCCAGATAGATCTCCAGATCTGCATTAACCTGCCACTCCTTAGACATCTCTCTCAGCCCAGAATGACTGGCACACACCGCACAGCCAACCTGCAAGGAAATGTTACCAGCCGCTGCTGAAACACAGGCACTGGGGCAAAACCAGACGCCCAGCTTATCCACCAGAAGCATCCAACAGCAAACCAGAGGAGCCGAGAAGGCAGCCTACTGCTGTCCTGCCTCCCTCCATCCTGCGGAGTGACCATAAGGAGCTAAACTCAATGCGATTACAACAAATACTACAGTTGTGATAAGAAGAGGCGCTCCAGGGAAGGAATGACAACAGTTCAGCCAAAGCAGCTGCTTGCTCCTTAGGATCAGAGTCATGCTGTGGGCAGTCAGGAGGCCTTGCTGCCTGCAGAAAAGGTCCAAAGCCTGCCTATGGTCCTCCTGAACAGAGGAAGGGCGTTTGCCTAGCTCCTTCTCAGAGCTTCAAGAGTGACAACCGTGCATGAACAAGGCACTTGCTGAGTCCAAATCAGTTGAGCCTGCGCTGAAATAACTTAGGTAGGGTTAAAAGGCCCTAGGCACTGCTCAGGTTATGACAGTGTGTGATGTTTGCCCCAAGAACTGCTATCAATGGCTACTACAGCTCTTTATTCTCCTGCTGTCATAAGCCTTCTAatgttgaggggggaaaaaagcatttgtgaCTGATCTTTACTCAGTattcccccttcctcccaccatATTCATAGGCTGTAATTATAatctgtttctgcctttttcatACCAGGCTTAACAAAACCAGTCTCTTCCAGACACTTCTTAAGATGAGATTTCCCTTCTCCTGACTTCTCTAACAAGTCTTTTGCATctcatcatttctttttctccctgaacACAGAAGCTCACATCACATCACATCTTCCAGAAGAGATCTCACCACAGAAATGTCCAGTTTCCCTGCCATTCCCCCGGAATGACTTCCTCAACGGTCAGGATTgcgtctctctcttgctttctctgctgCCCCAGGAAACTGTCACCAGCACAAATGCTGGGTGAAAGGCtggctccctccctgctcctcctaGGCTGGGGTTTGCTGCACTTCCCAGAATGAATCGCTTCTGCCTACCCCGCTCCATAACTGGCAGCCACTGGGCTCCCTAAACTGAGCTACAGCCACTAGCCCCTGAAGGATCCTTGCGGTCGGGCGAGCAGCGAGGAAAGTACCCTCTGGCGCCACAGACAGGACCAGAGCAGCCCGGGCAGCTCCCACTCCTAGACCCTCCAGGGAGGACAGGATCATCGTTACCTTCTGCAGGGTTCATCGCTGCATCGTGGAGCAATGTTGCTACACACCCGGCTGCACCTGCAAAACAAGAACTGCCACATGTGAGGCGAGGAGGAGGCGAGAGACCCCGGGGCTCCACCACAACCCCGAGTCTCCCgccaaagcaaaggaggagtctCCTGGAAGAGAGCGAGATGCAAAGGCAGCCTCCATCTCCTGTCCAAGAGGAGGGCTAGTTCTCAGTAATCCCCACCCAAAAAGAGTTCagcaaagagagggagaggaataCAACAGTCTATCAGGTCCTGCAGGCCACCTGGGACTCAGTCAGTCCCAGCCCTTGCTGGACAGGAGAATGCCACCGACTCACAGGCATCCTACAGGACAGTAAGTGTCACTGCACCCCATGCCCCACAACAAGGAGGAGAAACCAGACAGGACTTCACTGCACACCTGTCAAAGGCAGGACATGCCCTACTCTCCCCTCATCCCGCTCTTTCCCAACACAGCAGCTCATTGCCACAAGAGTCACAAGCACCACAGCAATAAGGCCTCCAAAACCACATGGACTCTTGGCCCAAGCTCCATACCACCAACCCACGTGGCTGCAGTCAGGCCCAGCTCATCTGTAGGCAGCTCCCATCCACAGGCATCCTTCTGAGCCAGGGGCTGGCCACTAACCTGCTTCAAGCCAGATACCTGGGAGCAGCTCAGCCAGGCGCAGGACTCGGTGGAGGCACGACCAGCACTTCACCCTGCCCGGCGCCAGGCCGGCAGGGAGGGGTGGCGTGGCACCGCAGCACTGCGCAGCGAGCTAGCGGCTGGAGAGAGGACAGGGCTTTAGGACATCTGTGGCATCTCAACCCGACTGGCCCGGAGCAGCAGCGTTAATGCCCTAAGGCCAATGCACTGAGCGCTTACCCCGTCCGCGCCAACGCCTCCGCCTTGCCGCCCATCGCCGCCAGAGGTGCTTGCTGGGCTGGATGGGACCTCCCTACAGCACGCAGGGCTCTGGatctcccctccccggcccccccgaggCGTCCAGCCCCCGTCCCGCAGGCTGGCCGAGCCAGCCGGGGCACCGGGCAGCTGCCCGCCCTGCACTCGGGTGCACGGAGAGCGGCCGCAGGGCACCGGGTGCCCGGCAGAGCCCGGGAGAAGAGTCGGCGGTGACCGCCGAGTGCCCCTCGGCGGCACCCAGGGGCCCtcccgggggtgcaggggagcGGCGCGGAAGGACCAGTACCATTGGCCACATGGCTATTGCCCCCCGCATGGATAACATCGCTCAGTgtcttttttaacttttcatagcAGGCAAAATACAGGGcgtgggccgggccggcgccggtGGCGGTGATGTTCATGCCCCGCATGGGCCTCCAGACGCCCTCGGTCTGCACGATGCGCCACAGGGCCTCCAGCACGTTGCGGTAGCGGGCGGCGGGCTCTGGCCGCAGGCTCTGCATCCGCGTCTGAAACCGAAACGGGGCCGCTCGGTCggt
The sequence above is drawn from the Struthio camelus isolate bStrCam1 chromosome 7, bStrCam1.hap1, whole genome shotgun sequence genome and encodes:
- the SLC25A28 gene encoding mitoferrin-2; amino-acid sequence: MELGAGAGAGASPGARGGAESGRVLLLLMGGGGSGGGAGRARRGGAEAEAGPGPGGPEAARGPEPRSPPAPDYEALPQGAAVSTHMLAGAVAGVMEHCVMYPVDCVKTRMQSLRPEPAARYRNVLEALWRIVQTEGVWRPMRGMNITATGAGPAHALYFACYEKLKKTLSDVIHAGGNSHVANGAAGCVATLLHDAAMNPAEVVKQRMQMYNSPYQRVTDCVRTVWRNEGAGAFYRSYTTQLTMNIPFQAIHFMTYEFLQEQLNPHRQYNPSSHMVSGACAGAVAAAATTPLDVCKTLLNTQESLALSSNISGHITGMANAFRTVYQVGGVTAYFRGVQARVIYQMPSTAIAWSVYEFFKYILTKRQGERRAGK